The genomic interval GATCATCTGATCAAACTGCACAAACCCCTCAAATTCACGCAGCGAATAATCTTTGAGCGTTTCCACCTTGCGCGACAGTTTGCTCCGGTCCTTCAGATTCCGTAAAATCTTGAACAGCTGCTCATCCTCAAACGGTTTCGACAGATAATCAAATGCGCCCTGTTTAAGGGCGGAAACCGCAGTATCGACATCAGCAAATGCAGTCATAACCACAATCGCCATATCCGGAGCAGCCTCCCGCTGCTGCTCCAGCAGATCCAGACCGCTTCCATCCGGCAGTCGAATATCCGTAATCATGATGTCGAACGTCCCGGAAGCCAGTAACCGATTGGCATCATACAGAGAATCTGCAGCCATTACTTCGCATTCAGCAGCCGTCAGACGATCATACATAACCCGCCTCAGCAGATCATCATCCTCCACCACCAGCACTTTCAGATCGGTAAATCTTTCCGCTTTTCCCATTATCTCCATCTCCTACAAGCAAGGCAGAATAAATTCCACAACGTTTTCATCATTTTCAACGCCGATGGATACCGTTCCACTCTGATTTTCAACCAGGCGTCTGGCGATGGCCAATCCCACACCCAAATGCCGTGAACGTGTTGAATAAAAAGGCTCGAAGGCCATATTCCGGACTTCCGGCGAAAACGTCTTTCCCCGATCGATAACGCGAACCGAGAAACCGCCCTCAACATCACGAATAGAGATTTTAACCGGCTTTCTTGAAATTTCCCAGGCATTGCCCACGGCCTCATGCAACACCGTATTCAACGTCGTCCCGCAAACCGTCCGCTCAGCATCTTCGCAGTCAACATCCAGAACGATTTCCGCCATGGGAAAACTTTTATTCAGCTTTCCCATCGTCAGCTTCACCGCCTGCTGCAGAGGTGCGGGCGTTACCTTCGGCAGTACACCAAAAAGTTCTTCAATACGTCCAACTATACCGGATATCTTATCGCACTCTTTGTCCATCAGCGGGAAATATTCCCGCTCCTGCGCCGTTAGCCGGTCATCCAGTTCTGATGCCAATAAGCTGTTTGCCGATTTTAAACCGGATACTACATTTAATAACCGATGCCGCAAAAGCTGCGCCATACGCCCTGTTCCGTCAGAATCTAATATCACGTCATACCCCATGACTAAAAAAAATGCATAACACCCATCAGACACTATCCAGCTCAGGAGTAAACACAAGCGGTCTTTTCAATTTATCTGATACCGCTTCACTGATTCCTGCCGTAATCAGGGCATTTGCAATGAGGCATCCCGCTTATATTGAGCCAGTTTATTCTGCAAAGTCCGGACACTGATCCCCAGTCGTTCCGCCATAACATTCCGACTGCCATGGGTTTCCTTCAATACCCGGATAATGGTTTGACGTTCGAGTTCCTGTAGATTGGTTACCGCCCCCTCCCCGGAAGCGGTTTTCGGGGCCGCATGAAAATCCGGATCGTCCGACGCCACCTTTTTTTTAAGCGATTCAATCTGGATACGCAGCTTCAGCAACTCCCGGATCCGGAAAAGAATAACCGAAACCTGTTCGGGCGAAAACGGTTTCACCAGATAGTCATAGGCTCCATTCCCAACCAGCTGAATGGCCTTATCCACTTTGCGGAACGAAGTCATTACCACATAAATCGTGTCCGGATCCCGGTTAACCGCACGCGCTTCAGCCTGAAAAATATCCAGATCGGCAAACACCAGATCAAATTTACGGCCGGCGTGCAGACGGGAAAACTCTTTCCCTGATGATGCTTCTATTACAAACACATTCTCTTTTCTGAGACTGTCAACCGCGTAGCCCCGCATCAGAAAATCGTCATCCACCACAAGTGCTGTTTCCATGATACCCATCTCACACATTCTGTATTAATAAATGCCGTAGGCTTCTATCCGTTTTGATGATGATTGAGGCATTCTCTTCCCGCCCGAACCGGAATCCACGGTCGGACAGGTCATCTGCCTCAACGCTTTACGAACCGAATCCATAACTGTTTCCGCCCGAAATCGTTCCTCCGGATGTTCAAGCTGACGGCAGGCATCGGGAGGAAGCCGCCGAATTTCCTTCAGCAGTATGATGGAAAGCCTGTCCATCTCCCGAACTTCGGTCAGCGTTGACATGCGCCCCTCCTGCCGGGCTGCTTCAAAATGATGATTCAGCTGTTCACAGACAGCCTGAATCTCATTGATACAGCTACTGATTTCATATGCCGTCATTCCCATACCTTTTCCTCATGCTTTTTCACCGTTTTGACTAAATGTTCCAGCCGCTCAACCACCTGCGAAAGTTCCGTAAGGGAAGCCCCGGCAACAGTATCTTTTTCCCGCAGAGTATGGCCGAGCCCCTCAAGCGCCTCATTTCTGAACCGGTCTTCATAAACACGTAAAACATAGCTTTGAATCGGAACCCATTCAGCACAATCGGATTGATAGGCAAGATCAATCAGACGGAGCATAGCCGGTTCATCTTCGGCCTTATGCAAATAGTCGAAAGCCTCATCAAAATAGGCCGCAACAGCCATACGCCGCTCGCCATCGGGCAGATTATCGAATAAGGCCAGATTCTCTTCTATAACAGAAGGATCATGGAATCGTTCGTCGCCACGAAGCTTTAAACGTCCCAAAGCATAACGGACTTTATCCGAAGGAGACAGCATCTGGGCATGAGCCAGATCAAAACGCCGGGCGGCCTCCCGGTTCTGGCCGAAATGCATAGCCAGTTCCGCCCATTGTACTGCCGCCTCCGATTTAACTAAAGGCGATGCAGTCCGGTTGCATAATTCCCGGAAAAGATGATCTGCTGCTTCCCAGTCTTCCAGCTGCTTCAAACAGCGGGCCTTACCGAGCATTGCCTGTTCGCTGATATTCTCACTGGATGGAGTATCCGAAGAATTTCCCTGGAAAAAATTGAGCAGTCCAATCCGGTTATAATAGGAAACCGCCAGATCATGAAGTTTCATCTCTTCAATATACCGCGCCATCCGTAATTCGACCGACCCCACACGCGGATCCTCAGGCATATGCTGAATCGCAGCTGAACCGACAAACAACTGTTCGAGTACCGGCCGGTCCAGCCAGTATTTCGCTTCAAACAAGGAAAACAATGCATCTCCATAAGCCTCGGAAACCTGAGGAAGCCGACCGGAAAAAAGGTACACCCAGTTTTCAACCGCCTCATAATCTCCTTCGTCCATATTCAGATCCGTCAGTTCCGAAAGCGCCAGCGCCAGCGCATCATCAGCATCTGATTGCTGAAGCTGATGCATATAATCCAAAGCACGGTCATGATCCCCCGTGCGTTCTTCCAGAACGGCCGCACGTGCGATGAGTTTACCGGAATCCCCACCAGTGAATTCCCGGAAACTGAAACAGCCCCGCAGCAGCCTTAACGCATCCTCATCAAGATCATTTTCTTCCAGCAGCTCCACAATGCCGAGAATTTCATCCTCGGAGTGGGCATTGAAATCAAACTGGCGGATCAGCAGTTCAGCGAACTCAGGCAGAAAGGCCACATTCCCCCTACCCCGGAAAATACGCTCCAGCACTGTAAATGCTTCGATCAAATGCTCCGTCGGTTCCCTTTCAAGAAACCGTTTCAGGCAGTTCTCCGCCTCTTCATATTTTTCAACCGAAACCATTGCACCGGCCAGACGCAACAGCCCCTCCTCCTGCTCCTGCTCTCCGCCGTTTTCAATTTTCTGTTCCAGTTTTTTCTGAACGTCGGAAAAAACGCGCATTCTGTAGTCCGTCAGCCCCTTTTCCCCTTCGATCAATTTAAAGGCCTCAAGCCAGCTGTCATCGGCCAGCACTCTTTCTCGGGCACGTAACCGGACATCCTCCAGAAGTTCAGCCCACGCGGCATCCTGGAGAGGCATCGCTTCCGCAGCGGCCAGTGTCTTAGTCAGTTCACGCCAGCCTTTGTCGGAATTCACCAGATAATCAAATTTGCGATCCCACAACCGGATAATGAATTCCGACTTTTCAGCCGTGTCCGTCATCGTTTCCAGATAATGTAAAAAAAGCTTTTTGTCGCCGGTCGCCTCCAGAACATCAAGCAGCTTAAAACCGATTTCCGTCTGCAGTTCTGACCCCGGCGCAGAGGCTTCGAATGCCGCTTCGAGATATAAAACAGCGGCTCCCGGACGGGTTTCACCGCCACCGAGATAATCCTCGAACAAAAGCCCCCCCATTTGATAGCCGGCCAAAGCCTGCTCCTCCGGTGTCCCCGCACGATCAAGCGCCT from Verrucomicrobia bacterium S94 carries:
- a CDS encoding DNA-binding response regulator yields the protein MCEMGIMETALVVDDDFLMRGYAVDSLRKENVFVIEASSGKEFSRLHAGRKFDLVFADLDIFQAEARAVNRDPDTIYVVMTSFRKVDKAIQLVGNGAYDYLVKPFSPEQVSVILFRIRELLKLRIQIESLKKKVASDDPDFHAAPKTASGEGAVTNLQELERQTIIRVLKETHGSRNVMAERLGISVRTLQNKLAQYKRDASLQMP
- a CDS encoding HAMP domain-containing histidine kinase translates to MSDGCYAFFLVMGYDVILDSDGTGRMAQLLRHRLLNVVSGLKSANSLLASELDDRLTAQEREYFPLMDKECDKISGIVGRIEELFGVLPKVTPAPLQQAVKLTMGKLNKSFPMAEIVLDVDCEDAERTVCGTTLNTVLHEAVGNAWEISRKPVKISIRDVEGGFSVRVIDRGKTFSPEVRNMAFEPFYSTRSRHLGVGLAIARRLVENQSGTVSIGVENDENVVEFILPCL